In bacterium, a single genomic region encodes these proteins:
- a CDS encoding DUF2914 domain-containing protein, which yields MKLGTGVENKDIVGEATSFASTTEKVYCWMKLSGGSQGSSVTVKWYLNDSPAGEVPLEINGTPWRTYSFKTINGVKGNWKVEVVDASGNVLQTATFVTE from the coding sequence ATGAAACTTGGTACAGGCGTTGAAAATAAAGATATCGTGGGCGAAGCCACATCTTTTGCATCGACGACAGAAAAGGTTTATTGCTGGATGAAGCTTTCAGGTGGAAGTCAGGGTTCCTCTGTTACTGTAAAATGGTATCTCAATGATAGTCCTGCCGGGGAAGTACCCCTAGAAATCAATGGCACGCCTTGGAGAACGTATTCCTTCAAAACAATCAATGGCGTTAAAGGTAACTGGAAAGTCGAAGTTGTCGACGCTTCCGGCAATGTATTGCAAACAGCTACGTTCGTTACAGAATAA
- a CDS encoding dicarboxylate/amino acid:cation symporter: MKLHTKILLGLVFGLIAGIIVNQILGVSGNSHAGLETFIANVTDPIGQIFLRLLFMIVVPLVFASLALGVANLGDLRSVGRIGIRTLGFFIVLTTLAVILGLILIVTFEPGKNFDAGMQSQLMSIYGENTSQVIQKSKEIQFSVMTFVDMALPRNILRAFIEMQMLPIIIVALLFGIMMTKFDTPVLGSTQRGLTALNDFSIRIVDMAMKIAPYAVPCLVFGIASRFGVAILKPLGLYVALVFSAYFIHTIMIYSILLRTIASINPWAFFKAIKSILITAFSTSSSNATLPTTIRVTEENLSVTPNIAGFVLPLGATVNMNGTALYEGMTVLFLAEVFGVELTIAQQALVVVMAVLTAIGTAGIPGGSLPLIVLVMQSVGVPPEGIGIILGVDRILDMGRTTVNVTGDVVTAACIAKLEGQPAKINT; this comes from the coding sequence ATGAAACTACACACAAAAATTTTGCTTGGGCTGGTATTTGGATTAATCGCCGGTATTATTGTCAACCAGATTTTAGGAGTTAGCGGTAATTCTCACGCTGGGCTTGAAACGTTTATTGCGAATGTTACGGATCCGATCGGACAAATTTTTCTGCGATTGTTATTTATGATCGTGGTTCCATTGGTATTTGCTTCGTTGGCACTAGGAGTGGCCAATTTGGGCGATTTGCGATCGGTCGGACGAATAGGAATACGCACTTTAGGTTTTTTTATTGTATTAACCACGTTAGCCGTAATCCTTGGTCTGATCTTAATTGTCACATTTGAACCGGGTAAGAATTTTGATGCAGGCATGCAGAGCCAATTAATGTCTATTTATGGTGAAAATACTTCACAAGTTATCCAGAAGAGCAAAGAGATTCAATTTTCAGTGATGACGTTCGTAGACATGGCTTTGCCCAGGAACATATTGAGAGCATTTATTGAAATGCAGATGCTGCCCATCATTATTGTTGCTTTATTGTTTGGCATCATGATGACCAAATTCGATACGCCTGTTTTAGGCTCAACACAACGAGGGTTGACAGCGTTAAATGACTTCTCAATACGAATTGTCGATATGGCAATGAAAATAGCGCCCTATGCCGTACCATGTCTTGTATTCGGTATTGCCTCTCGCTTCGGCGTTGCAATATTGAAACCTCTTGGCTTGTATGTAGCATTGGTTTTTTCAGCTTATTTCATCCACACAATTATGATATATTCAATATTATTGCGCACAATTGCATCAATCAATCCTTGGGCGTTTTTCAAAGCCATAAAATCAATTTTAATTACAGCTTTTTCAACGAGTTCGAGTAATGCAACGTTGCCAACGACTATCCGAGTTACTGAAGAAAATCTAAGCGTTACTCCTAATATAGCCGGGTTTGTGCTTCCATTAGGAGCAACGGTTAATATGAATGGAACGGCTCTGTATGAAGGTATGACGGTTTTATTTTTAGCAGAAGTGTTTGGTGTTGAGTTGACTATTGCACAGCAAGCTCTGGTAGTAGTTATGGCCGTTTTGACTGCAATCGGCACTGCCGGAATTCCTGGGGGATCATTGCCGTTAATCGTTTTGGTCATGCAATCAGTCGGTGTGCCTCCGGAAGGAATCGGAATTATATTAGGAGTTGATCGGATATTAGATATGGGGCGTACAACTGTTAATGTTACCGGTGATGTCGTTACCGCTGCATGTATTGCAAAATTGGAAGGACAGCCGGCAAAGATCAATACATGA
- a CDS encoding tetratricopeptide repeat protein: MSKTQPTAIPLWKNKIVIGGIAIVVIVAIVVSIQYIKPNPYKGVPKQSIAFLNQGDEAMEKRDIEKALDFYLKALELDDSFSDAAAKAAEAYVKAGLKHKSSNNMKMKEAMFNQANTYIDKAFNSNPNNGYAHYVKGLMADEQNNTDDAISEMEMAEKAGVSTFELHSLLGFLYNSKEEAGKSVAQFQKALQYKSDDIKTLYNLGELYFALGNYSKAVNYYGELLKYDNKDKASRVNYAAALWKNGDEEKAKEVLNSIINDTQGKKITNYNLVAWALIDKDIDYDWGITLAKAADELAPNNIESTDILGWGYFKKKNYEAAVKYLTKSMRTMPSDEVKLRLDMAKEKLEESKKSGS, from the coding sequence ATGTCTAAAACTCAGCCTACGGCTATTCCTCTTTGGAAGAACAAAATTGTAATCGGTGGAATTGCCATTGTCGTGATCGTCGCTATCGTAGTATCCATTCAATATATTAAACCGAATCCGTACAAAGGTGTACCCAAACAATCGATCGCGTTTCTGAACCAGGGCGATGAAGCTATGGAAAAACGTGATATTGAAAAAGCTTTGGATTTTTATTTAAAAGCACTTGAACTGGACGATAGTTTTTCGGATGCCGCAGCTAAAGCCGCTGAGGCCTATGTCAAGGCTGGCTTAAAACATAAATCTTCCAACAATATGAAGATGAAAGAAGCCATGTTCAATCAAGCAAATACATATATTGACAAAGCCTTTAATAGCAATCCAAATAATGGTTACGCTCATTATGTCAAGGGGCTCATGGCAGATGAACAAAATAATACCGACGATGCTATCAGTGAAATGGAAATGGCTGAAAAAGCAGGTGTCAGTACATTTGAACTTCATTCTCTGCTGGGCTTCCTGTACAATTCAAAAGAAGAAGCAGGAAAAAGTGTTGCACAATTTCAAAAAGCTTTACAGTACAAGTCTGATGATATTAAGACGCTATACAATTTAGGTGAACTATATTTTGCGTTGGGTAATTACAGTAAAGCGGTCAATTATTATGGCGAACTTTTAAAATACGACAATAAAGATAAAGCTTCGCGTGTAAATTATGCTGCAGCATTGTGGAAAAACGGAGATGAGGAGAAAGCAAAAGAGGTTTTGAATTCGATAATAAATGATACTCAAGGTAAAAAAATTACCAATTACAACTTAGTTGCATGGGCGTTGATTGACAAAGATATTGATTATGATTGGGGCATCACATTGGCTAAAGCGGCTGATGAATTAGCCCCTAACAATATTGAATCCACAGACATTTTAGGTTGGGGTTATTTCAAAAAGAAAAACTATGAGGCTGCCGTTAAATACTTAACTAAGTCCATGAGAACAATGCCTTCTGATGAAGTGAAGCTTAGGCTCGATATGGCCAAAGAAAAATTGGAAGAATCGAAAAAGTCAGGAAGTTAG
- the polA gene encoding DNA polymerase I has translation MAERLFLLDGMALAYRAYFALINNPLKNSKGENTSAVFGFTNTLIKILQDEKPDYIAAVFDTAEPTFRHKKFSSYKATRQKMPEDMLPQLPRLKQVTEAMGVPVIELHGYEADDIIGTLSIKAAQNGVDAMMVTADKDFMQLISDKIKMYNPFKKGGDVEVVDINGVKEKFGVLPNQVTDILGLMGDTADNIPGVKGIGEKTATKLIQEHGSIENLFNQIESIKGKIKENLQSHREDAFLSKELATIDIHVPITNDFHSLKSKQPDYDLLIELFKTLEFKSLLKKFTEANTDLFSTSSPVETTKKSLQTEKHLYRLIDSKSALFELIQELEQVKHFSFDTETTGTDPMNTELVGISVAFNPGHAYFVPTNGNLEIKDIISAFKPVLENSSILKFGQNIKFDILVVKNLGIDLRGASFDTMIASHLINSEKPLSIDALALEYLDYKKIPTSDLIGSGKNQISMKDVPVEKLTKYACEDADFTLQLHDILEKNLKQIQSDKIFYDIEIPLIQVLSDMEYHGVWLNMGILKDMSTEFAGEIKNLEKIIYKEAGIEFNLNSPQQLGDILFEKLNVHKLAGIEKPKRTGKTGQYATDVKILEMYKSLPIVDAILNYRQLTKLKSTYIDGLPPLLNPKTNRIHSTFSQTIASTGRLSSSNPNFQNIPIRTDVGREIRKAFTPQHKDWLLLSADYSQIELRVLAHMSGDAHLIEAFANDEDIHTSTASLVFKVPKNEVTKDLRRKAKDINFGIIYGISAFGLSSRIGISNAEAKQFIDNYFITYPKVKMFIESILKDGRENGFVTTMFGRRRYLPDLQSKNYTVRQFAERAATNTPIQGTAAELIKIAMIEVHKAMTKDKFKAKMILQVHDELVFETPKEEVKDLQELVREKMENAVKLQAPLKIDIGVGENWLETK, from the coding sequence ATGGCTGAACGCCTATTTTTGCTTGACGGTATGGCACTCGCCTATCGAGCCTATTTTGCTTTAATCAATAACCCATTAAAAAATTCTAAAGGTGAAAATACCAGCGCTGTTTTTGGGTTCACTAATACTTTGATCAAAATCCTTCAGGACGAAAAGCCTGATTACATTGCAGCTGTTTTTGATACAGCTGAACCAACTTTCAGGCATAAAAAATTTTCTTCTTATAAAGCTACTCGCCAAAAAATGCCTGAAGACATGCTTCCGCAGCTTCCTCGCTTAAAACAAGTTACCGAAGCAATGGGAGTACCGGTGATTGAATTGCATGGGTATGAAGCGGATGATATTATCGGTACACTTTCAATAAAGGCAGCCCAAAACGGCGTTGACGCTATGATGGTAACTGCTGATAAAGACTTCATGCAATTGATCTCAGACAAAATCAAGATGTACAATCCTTTTAAAAAAGGCGGCGATGTTGAAGTCGTCGATATCAATGGCGTAAAAGAAAAATTTGGTGTTTTGCCTAATCAGGTAACTGATATTTTGGGTCTAATGGGCGATACCGCCGATAATATTCCCGGTGTAAAAGGTATCGGAGAAAAAACAGCAACCAAGTTAATTCAGGAACATGGTTCTATCGAAAATTTATTTAATCAAATTGAAAGCATTAAGGGCAAAATAAAAGAAAACTTACAGTCTCATCGCGAAGATGCCTTTCTTTCGAAAGAGCTTGCTACTATTGACATCCACGTTCCAATTACCAACGATTTTCATTCACTCAAATCCAAACAACCAGATTATGACTTATTGATTGAACTTTTTAAAACACTCGAATTTAAATCCTTATTGAAAAAATTCACTGAAGCGAATACGGATCTTTTTTCAACATCTTCACCTGTAGAAACTACCAAAAAAAGTCTTCAAACTGAGAAACATCTCTACCGTTTAATCGATTCCAAATCAGCTCTTTTTGAATTGATCCAGGAATTAGAACAGGTCAAGCATTTCTCTTTTGATACTGAGACTACAGGTACGGATCCTATGAATACTGAACTGGTAGGCATTTCTGTAGCTTTCAATCCCGGCCATGCCTATTTCGTTCCGACAAACGGTAATCTGGAGATTAAGGATATTATATCTGCTTTTAAACCGGTCTTGGAAAACTCATCCATTTTAAAATTCGGCCAAAATATCAAATTTGATATTTTGGTTGTTAAAAACCTTGGTATTGATTTACGAGGCGCCTCATTCGATACGATGATTGCTTCCCACCTGATCAATTCTGAAAAACCACTCAGCATCGATGCTCTTGCATTGGAATACCTTGATTATAAAAAAATTCCAACCAGCGACTTAATTGGTTCCGGAAAAAATCAAATCAGCATGAAAGATGTACCTGTCGAAAAACTGACAAAATACGCTTGCGAGGATGCCGATTTTACTTTACAGCTTCATGACATTCTGGAGAAAAACCTTAAACAAATTCAATCCGATAAAATTTTCTACGATATTGAAATTCCTCTCATTCAAGTACTGTCGGATATGGAATATCATGGCGTCTGGCTTAATATGGGTATCCTCAAAGACATGTCGACGGAATTTGCCGGCGAAATAAAGAATCTTGAAAAAATTATTTACAAGGAAGCCGGTATAGAATTTAATCTCAATTCACCGCAACAATTAGGTGATATCTTATTTGAAAAATTGAATGTTCACAAATTAGCTGGGATCGAAAAACCTAAACGAACAGGCAAAACCGGACAATACGCTACGGATGTAAAAATTTTGGAAATGTATAAAAGTTTACCTATTGTTGATGCGATTTTAAATTATCGCCAGTTAACAAAATTAAAATCCACTTATATTGACGGTTTACCGCCGCTTCTCAATCCTAAAACCAACCGTATCCATTCGACTTTTAGTCAGACCATTGCATCAACCGGACGGCTTTCGTCGAGCAATCCCAATTTTCAAAATATTCCGATTCGCACCGATGTGGGTCGTGAAATTCGTAAAGCTTTCACTCCACAGCATAAAGACTGGCTGCTGCTGTCGGCGGATTATTCACAGATTGAATTACGCGTTCTGGCGCACATGTCCGGCGATGCACATTTGATTGAAGCCTTTGCCAACGACGAGGATATTCACACCAGCACGGCATCACTGGTATTCAAAGTACCCAAAAATGAAGTTACAAAAGACTTGCGCAGGAAAGCGAAAGATATTAATTTCGGCATCATTTATGGAATTTCTGCATTTGGATTGTCCAGCCGGATTGGCATTTCAAATGCCGAAGCAAAGCAATTTATTGACAATTATTTCATAACATACCCAAAAGTGAAAATGTTTATAGAATCCATTTTAAAAGATGGACGTGAAAACGGGTTTGTGACCACAATGTTCGGTCGTAGGCGGTATCTTCCCGATTTACAAAGTAAAAATTATACCGTCCGGCAATTTGCTGAACGCGCAGCGACCAATACCCCCATTCAAGGTACGGCCGCCGAACTAATCAAAATCGCCATGATTGAAGTACATAAAGCGATGACAAAGGATAAATTCAAAGCTAAAATGATTTTACAAGTTCATGACGAATTGGTTTTTGAGACACCTAAAGAAGAAGTTAAAGACCTGCAAGAACTTGTCCGAGAAAAAATGGAGAATGCCGTAAAACTTCAGGCCCCGCTTAAAATTGATATCGGTGTCGGTGAAAACTGGCTAGAAACAAAATAA
- a CDS encoding sigma-70 family RNA polymerase sigma factor, giving the protein MDAAEQQRLQAEKREKQKKEDFELIGRAIAGNQQAYKDLMQRYQSQIFSLMYRMVHSTTEAEDLVQEAFMKAFGSLPNFNYEYAFSTWLYKIATNNCIDHLRKKKLQTFSIDTPVTYKDSTYNIEIPDLTYYPEKEMMRNERNSIIKVAIDALPEKYKTVIYLRHTDELSYEEISELLKIPIGTVKARIFRAREMLNKFLKGKVEKGS; this is encoded by the coding sequence ATGGATGCTGCGGAACAACAGCGTTTGCAGGCAGAAAAAAGAGAAAAACAAAAGAAAGAAGATTTTGAGTTGATTGGCCGTGCTATTGCCGGTAATCAACAGGCTTATAAAGATTTAATGCAACGTTATCAGTCGCAAATTTTCAGTCTGATGTATCGAATGGTTCATTCGACAACCGAAGCTGAAGATTTGGTTCAGGAAGCATTTATGAAAGCCTTTGGTTCATTGCCGAACTTTAATTATGAATATGCTTTCAGCACGTGGCTGTATAAAATTGCAACGAATAACTGCATCGATCATTTAAGGAAGAAAAAATTGCAGACGTTTTCAATTGATACACCGGTTACTTACAAGGATAGTACATACAATATCGAAATTCCGGATTTGACGTATTATCCCGAGAAAGAAATGATGCGCAACGAACGGAATTCTATTATTAAAGTTGCGATTGATGCATTACCTGAGAAGTATAAGACAGTGATCTATTTGCGGCATACGGACGAGTTGTCCTACGAAGAAATTTCGGAATTATTAAAAATTCCTATCGGAACGGTCAAGGCGCGTATTTTCAGGGCGCGAGAAATGCTAAATAAATTCCTGAAAGGTAAAGTTGAAAAAGGTTCGTAA
- a CDS encoding class I SAM-dependent methyltransferase, producing the protein MSVTNVNPYSKLAAIYDGMMEQVDYHLWAHYIDSLLKSFGHDVKEVCELACGTGSLAIELSKYGYQLTCSDQSADMIDCASAKVSKKNRNISFFISDMCNFKSDRNFDAVICIYDSINYLMDEISLKSFFMNAHRLLKKNAIMIFDACTEINSLENFDKRYENDRHHHYVRRSRYLKNDRIQENEIEITRGNKKYIEVHRQKIYPLEVFKRILQTLPFEILAQYSNFSYDPGTESSERVHFVLKAK; encoded by the coding sequence ATGTCAGTGACCAACGTAAATCCATACTCAAAATTGGCAGCCATTTATGACGGTATGATGGAACAGGTGGATTACCATCTTTGGGCGCATTATATTGATTCACTGCTCAAGTCATTCGGACATGACGTTAAAGAAGTCTGCGAATTGGCTTGCGGAACGGGTTCGCTGGCAATTGAACTTTCTAAATATGGGTATCAATTAACTTGTTCCGATCAATCGGCCGATATGATCGATTGTGCCAGCGCTAAAGTTTCAAAAAAAAATAGAAACATTTCGTTTTTTATCAGCGATATGTGTAATTTTAAATCTGATCGGAATTTTGACGCTGTTATTTGCATTTATGACAGCATTAATTATTTAATGGACGAAATTAGTTTGAAGTCTTTTTTTATGAATGCCCATCGGTTATTGAAAAAAAATGCAATAATGATTTTTGATGCCTGTACGGAAATCAATTCACTTGAAAATTTTGATAAGCGGTATGAAAACGACCGTCATCACCACTATGTGCGCCGCAGCCGGTATTTAAAAAATGACCGCATCCAGGAAAATGAAATTGAAATTACAAGAGGCAATAAAAAATACATAGAAGTCCATCGACAGAAAATTTATCCACTGGAAGTTTTCAAACGTATTCTTCAGACGTTGCCGTTCGAAATATTGGCTCAGTATTCCAATTTCTCGTACGATCCCGGTACAGAATCTTCTGAACGCGTTCATTTTGTATTGAAAGCGAAATAG
- a CDS encoding thymidine phosphorylase — protein MIGYEIIAKKRDRHELNREEIYGLIQAYSSGKIPDYQMSAFLMATYLNGMSFREITDLTLAMRDSGIVLDLSDISGVKIDKHSTGGVGDKISIILAPLAASMGVTVPMISGRGLGHTGGTLDKLQSIPGFDIFISTDRFRSILKAIGVSMIGQTEEIAPADRKLYALRDVTGTVESIPLISASIMSKKLAEGIDALILDVKVGNGAFMKTLDRAVDLAQHLVMIGEGAGKHTIALLTNMDEPLGFAIGNWLEVVESIDVLNGKGPSDIRELSVILAANMLTIADRKISYDTAYNLASENLNNGKAFTKLIELVQHHNGDSSLIQNPEKYPKAIFKKDVFAQNDGFVVSMNTHAIGMTGILIGAGRLTKEDSIDYTAGIMLHKKVGDPVKKNELLATIFTEREASLEEASHKLLDAYRIDFNAPDKQPLILGVLDKNGFRSI, from the coding sequence ATGATAGGTTATGAAATTATAGCCAAAAAACGCGATCGTCATGAATTAAATCGTGAAGAAATTTACGGGTTGATTCAAGCTTACTCTTCCGGAAAAATTCCTGATTATCAGATGTCGGCATTTTTAATGGCAACTTACTTGAATGGAATGAGTTTTCGCGAAATTACTGACTTGACATTGGCTATGCGTGATTCCGGCATCGTACTGGATTTGTCAGATATTTCAGGAGTCAAAATTGATAAACATAGTACTGGCGGCGTAGGGGATAAAATTTCAATCATACTTGCACCGCTTGCAGCCTCGATGGGTGTAACGGTTCCGATGATCAGCGGCCGGGGCCTGGGGCATACGGGCGGGACTTTAGACAAGCTGCAATCTATTCCGGGTTTTGATATTTTTATTTCTACGGATCGGTTTCGTTCAATTTTGAAAGCCATTGGCGTCAGTATGATCGGACAGACAGAAGAAATTGCGCCGGCTGATCGCAAGCTTTATGCATTGCGTGACGTGACAGGAACCGTTGAATCGATACCGCTGATCTCGGCCAGTATCATGAGTAAAAAGTTGGCTGAAGGCATTGACGCGTTGATACTGGATGTTAAGGTCGGCAACGGCGCCTTTATGAAAACACTCGATCGCGCAGTTGATTTGGCTCAACATTTAGTGATGATTGGAGAAGGTGCCGGTAAACATACGATCGCATTACTTACAAATATGGATGAACCATTAGGCTTTGCAATCGGTAATTGGCTTGAAGTTGTAGAATCTATTGATGTTTTAAATGGAAAAGGTCCATCTGATATTCGCGAATTATCGGTTATTCTTGCGGCTAATATGCTGACTATTGCCGATCGGAAAATTTCATACGACACTGCGTATAACCTTGCATCTGAAAATCTGAACAACGGGAAAGCTTTTACAAAATTGATAGAATTGGTTCAACACCATAACGGGGATTCCAGTTTGATTCAAAATCCCGAAAAATATCCAAAAGCAATTTTCAAGAAAGATGTATTCGCTCAGAATGATGGATTTGTAGTATCAATGAATACACATGCAATCGGAATGACGGGAATTTTGATCGGAGCAGGCCGACTGACGAAGGAAGATTCTATTGACTATACAGCCGGAATAATGCTTCACAAAAAAGTTGGCGATCCGGTAAAGAAAAATGAACTGCTCGCGACGATTTTTACTGAGCGCGAAGCCAGCCTTGAAGAAGCTTCGCATAAATTGCTTGACGCGTACCGAATTGATTTTAATGCACCGGACAAACAACCGCTTATTCTTGGAGTTTTAGATAAAAACGGATTTCGATCAATATAA
- a CDS encoding tetratricopeptide repeat protein, with product MNGKIKYLCLFLGLLSITAFGQNNSYKFETAKNFEKDGQYDKALSIYEELYKSDSTNFDLISRLKSLYKITNNHSSRINVISRQLSGDSLNVALIAELADAYYRNKNIEYARVLVNKAVQLSGKSVSSYRMIAAMMIENRWFDEVERVYQYARKSMGQEDLFVIEMAKLHMYRGDYYSATKELFKYYRMNVGTFSYLQTQLNQFPDTEKDNASVIKAIKEELIDQPKDRSIQKLLIESYLKNKNYDLAFEQCKQLDRLTGNDGIEVLNFANLTFQSEAYDVAQKAFIYFLALYPNSPQAEIGLARCFEKMDNSIRHAYDIADTVSKVKESAFSNEAVKMYRTVVKKYPSTEWSAEAYFRIGEIYIDRFQDVDEALNQFKAVLSDYSATPLRYDAIFRIAECLIVRGKLNDAMDQYSVVRMEVKGGEVKDRADFMIGVTLFYKQDFDSCRNLMKLLARRQDGVFVNDALTYLLLIQDGNKAKEELKDYSRAVLFEKQRKYSESMTILRSLIENNPKSPLADDAMLKTGELFVKTGDYDKAIVVFNNVADYMTTSPLTDLALMKAGEVYEYNLKDLFQAVKTYKGVLTRFPRSIYSVQARKKVRELEQKIQKSS from the coding sequence GTGAACGGCAAAATTAAATATCTTTGCCTTTTTTTAGGTTTATTGAGCATTACCGCTTTTGGCCAAAACAATAGTTACAAATTTGAAACAGCCAAAAATTTTGAAAAAGACGGCCAATATGATAAAGCCCTTTCGATTTACGAAGAGTTATATAAAAGCGATTCGACTAATTTTGATTTGATTTCTCGCCTTAAAAGCCTCTATAAGATCACTAATAATCATTCTTCACGAATTAATGTTATCAGTCGTCAATTGTCCGGCGATTCTCTAAATGTAGCGCTAATTGCCGAATTAGCGGATGCGTATTATCGTAATAAAAATATTGAATACGCCAGAGTATTGGTCAATAAAGCGGTCCAGTTGTCCGGAAAATCGGTATCCAGTTATCGCATGATTGCAGCGATGATGATCGAAAATCGTTGGTTTGACGAAGTAGAGCGTGTTTATCAATATGCCCGAAAGTCGATGGGACAAGAAGATTTGTTTGTAATTGAAATGGCTAAATTGCATATGTATCGTGGCGATTATTATAGTGCAACCAAAGAGCTATTCAAATATTATCGGATGAATGTCGGTACATTCTCATATTTGCAAACACAACTCAACCAATTTCCTGATACTGAAAAAGACAATGCTTCTGTTATCAAAGCAATAAAAGAAGAGTTGATTGATCAACCTAAGGATCGTTCGATTCAGAAGCTTTTAATTGAATCGTATTTAAAAAATAAAAATTACGATTTAGCTTTTGAACAGTGCAAACAGTTAGATCGATTGACCGGTAACGACGGAATTGAAGTATTGAATTTTGCCAATTTAACTTTTCAGAGTGAGGCTTATGATGTTGCACAAAAAGCCTTTATTTATTTTCTGGCGCTCTATCCGAATTCACCTCAAGCCGAAATCGGCTTAGCCAGATGTTTTGAAAAAATGGATAATTCCATTCGGCATGCATACGATATTGCCGATACGGTTTCAAAAGTGAAGGAATCGGCTTTTTCCAATGAGGCCGTTAAAATGTATCGTACTGTTGTTAAAAAATATCCATCAACCGAATGGAGTGCAGAAGCTTATTTCCGAATTGGAGAAATTTATATTGACCGGTTTCAGGATGTCGATGAAGCGCTGAATCAATTTAAAGCTGTTCTTTCGGATTATTCGGCCACACCTTTACGTTATGATGCAATATTTAGAATTGCTGAATGTTTGATTGTACGTGGCAAATTAAATGATGCGATGGATCAGTATTCAGTTGTGAGAATGGAAGTCAAAGGTGGCGAGGTCAAAGATCGCGCTGATTTTATGATTGGAGTAACATTGTTTTATAAGCAAGACTTCGATTCATGTCGCAATCTGATGAAATTACTGGCTCGGCGGCAAGATGGCGTTTTTGTCAATGATGCATTGACTTATTTGCTTCTGATTCAAGACGGTAATAAAGCTAAAGAAGAACTCAAGGATTATTCACGAGCGGTGCTGTTCGAAAAGCAGCGAAAATATTCTGAATCAATGACCATTTTAAGAAGTTTGATCGAAAATAATCCCAAGTCGCCGTTAGCGGATGATGCAATGCTCAAAACAGGAGAATTATTTGTTAAAACTGGGGATTATGACAAAGCGATCGTGGTGTTCAATAATGTTGCTGACTATATGACGACAAGCCCGCTTACGGATCTGGCCTTGATGAAAGCAGGTGAGGTGTATGAATATAATTTAAAAGATTTATTTCAAGCAGTCAAAACTTACAAAGGAGTATTGACACGGTTTCCTCGTAGTATTTATTCTGTTCAGGCGCGTAAAAAAGTTCGCGAGCTTGAACAAAAAATCCAAAAATCATCCTAA
- a CDS encoding cytochrome c maturation protein CcmE codes for MGKKNLKVIIGVALVAGVLGFLSYSGFDEGKSYYKFVDELKAMGDGAYGKKLKVHGNVVPGSIKRENGNLEFMLTRNGATIPVKYVGKDPVPDTFKDDCEAVIDGRYHKDGTFEGTQIQAKCASKYEVDYNDLKKS; via the coding sequence ATGGGTAAAAAAAATCTTAAAGTCATCATCGGTGTTGCGCTCGTAGCAGGCGTTTTGGGTTTTTTAAGCTACAGCGGCTTTGATGAAGGGAAATCATACTATAAATTTGTAGACGAACTGAAGGCCATGGGGGACGGAGCTTATGGCAAAAAACTGAAAGTACACGGTAACGTCGTGCCGGGAAGCATCAAAAGAGAAAATGGCAATCTGGAATTTATGCTTACTCGTAACGGTGCAACTATTCCGGTCAAATATGTTGGCAAGGACCCAGTGCCGGATACCTTTAAAGATGATTGCGAAGCTGTCATAGACGGTCGATATCACAAAGACGGAACATTTGAAGGTACCCAAATTCAAGCGAAATGTGCATCGAAATATGAAGTGGATTATAACGATCTGAAAAAATCATAA